A single window of Pseudarthrobacter defluvii DNA harbors:
- a CDS encoding GntR family transcriptional regulator, with amino-acid sequence MQPSLVNGDSTPRARVQDEIRRDIIFGTLPAGTRITEAALAAKYGISRVPVREALRALEVEGFVESKPFAGSTVSEIPVDDADDLFAVREALEAATARRAARRAAAHFSTGGPDSHWWETRRELAAILDEGDEAVASGKVELLPELNIRFHLGIAELSRSSSLTALLRQIAGKIEWLYAADVGSRGIRSWAEHRGIMAAIDAGNAQAAEQEMGAHVHGSRLGYLSRFTEKDG; translated from the coding sequence GTGCAGCCTTCGCTAGTTAACGGTGATTCGACCCCCCGGGCCCGCGTGCAGGACGAGATCCGGCGCGACATCATCTTCGGGACGCTGCCCGCCGGGACCAGGATCACGGAGGCCGCACTGGCCGCGAAATACGGGATATCCCGGGTTCCGGTCCGGGAAGCACTGCGTGCCCTTGAGGTGGAGGGCTTCGTTGAGTCGAAGCCCTTCGCCGGGTCCACGGTGTCAGAAATCCCGGTTGACGACGCCGATGACCTGTTCGCGGTGCGCGAGGCCCTGGAAGCAGCAACAGCGCGCCGGGCCGCCCGGCGGGCCGCAGCCCATTTCTCCACGGGAGGTCCGGATTCACACTGGTGGGAGACGCGGCGGGAACTGGCGGCAATCCTGGACGAGGGCGATGAAGCGGTGGCCAGCGGCAAGGTGGAGTTGCTGCCTGAACTCAACATCCGCTTCCACCTGGGGATCGCCGAACTCAGCCGCAGCTCCTCCCTGACGGCGCTGCTCCGCCAGATCGCGGGCAAGATCGAGTGGCTTTACGCCGCAGACGTGGGCTCCCGTGGCATCCGGTCCTGGGCCGAACACCGGGGCATCATGGCCGCGATCGACGCCGGGAACGCGCAGGCTGCCGAGCAGGAGATGGGCGCGCACGTCCACGGATCCCGGCTGGGGTACCTGAGCCGCTTCACAGAAAAGGACGGCTGA
- a CDS encoding dipeptide ABC transporter ATP-binding protein yields MQQDVKQHEDTLLSVRDLEVSYGGTPVLHKVSFDLKKGERVAIVGQSGSGKSTVVAAILGLLSGAGRVSGGSILLNGEDLADASEKDLRGIRGKKIGLVPQDPMSNLNPSMKVGAQIADALASNGMRGRDAIKQRAVELMTEAGIRDAERRYSQYPHEFSGGMRQRVLIAISLAGEPDLLIADEPTSALDVTVQRQILDHLQTLVDARGTSLLFVTHDLGLAGDRTDRIIVMAEGRIVETGTPWEVLLNPQEEYTRRLVAAAPSASLAADPTSAPVTERQGPEPVLSVRNLAKEFKLRGQRGRRIQAVDDVSFDVQRATTTAIVGESGSGKSTVARIILGLETPTAGVALIKGESISTSNPRTRSALRRIAQPVFQDPYGSLDPTFSIERLIDEPLRIFKVGTRESRRERVAELLDQVALPRTVAQRRPHELSGGQRQRVAIARALALEPELLILDEAVSALDVLVQEQILDLLGDLQDRLGLTYLFITHDLAVVRQIAHNVVVMKTGKVVEAGSVDQVFLAPSADYTRELLGAIPGAAFAS; encoded by the coding sequence ATGCAGCAGGACGTTAAGCAACACGAAGACACGCTGCTGTCCGTCCGGGACCTGGAGGTCAGCTACGGCGGCACCCCGGTCCTGCACAAGGTCTCCTTCGACCTGAAAAAGGGCGAGCGGGTGGCGATCGTCGGCCAGTCAGGGTCCGGCAAATCCACCGTGGTGGCCGCCATCCTGGGGCTGCTGTCCGGCGCCGGCCGGGTTTCCGGGGGCTCCATTCTGCTCAACGGGGAAGACCTCGCGGACGCCTCCGAGAAGGACCTGCGCGGCATCCGGGGAAAGAAGATCGGGCTTGTCCCGCAGGACCCGATGTCCAACCTGAACCCCTCCATGAAGGTGGGCGCCCAGATCGCCGATGCGCTGGCAAGCAACGGCATGCGCGGCCGGGACGCCATCAAGCAGCGCGCCGTGGAACTCATGACCGAAGCCGGGATCCGGGACGCTGAACGCCGCTACAGCCAGTACCCGCACGAGTTCTCCGGCGGCATGCGCCAACGCGTGCTCATCGCCATTTCCCTGGCGGGCGAGCCGGACCTGCTGATCGCCGACGAGCCGACGTCCGCCCTGGACGTCACCGTCCAGCGGCAGATCCTCGACCACCTCCAGACGCTGGTGGACGCCCGCGGCACCTCCCTGCTGTTCGTCACCCACGACCTGGGGCTGGCGGGGGACCGGACGGACCGGATCATCGTCATGGCCGAAGGGCGGATCGTGGAAACGGGCACCCCCTGGGAGGTGCTGCTGAATCCGCAGGAGGAGTACACGCGGCGCCTCGTCGCCGCGGCGCCGTCGGCCAGCCTTGCCGCCGACCCGACGTCGGCTCCTGTGACGGAGCGCCAGGGCCCGGAACCGGTGCTGTCGGTCAGGAACCTCGCCAAGGAGTTCAAGCTGCGCGGCCAGCGCGGCCGCCGCATCCAGGCCGTGGACGACGTCTCCTTCGACGTTCAGCGCGCTACCACCACGGCAATCGTAGGCGAATCCGGATCGGGCAAGTCCACTGTTGCGCGCATCATCCTGGGCCTGGAGACACCCACCGCAGGCGTGGCCCTCATCAAGGGGGAGAGCATCTCCACCAGCAATCCACGCACCCGCAGTGCCCTGCGCCGCATCGCGCAGCCTGTCTTCCAGGACCCGTACGGATCCCTGGACCCCACCTTCAGCATTGAGCGGCTGATCGATGAGCCGCTGCGGATCTTCAAGGTGGGGACGCGGGAAAGCAGGCGGGAACGGGTTGCCGAACTGCTGGACCAGGTGGCGCTGCCGCGGACAGTGGCCCAGCGGCGGCCGCACGAACTCTCGGGCGGCCAGCGCCAGCGGGTGGCGATCGCCCGGGCGCTGGCACTGGAGCCGGAACTGCTGATCCTGGACGAGGCCGTCTCGGCCCTGGATGTCCTGGTCCAGGAGCAGATCCTCGACCTGCTGGGGGACCTGCAGGATAGGCTGGGCCTGACCTACCTCTTCATCACGCACGACCTGGCCGTTGTCCGCCAGATCGCGCACAACGTGGTGGTCATGAAAACAGGAAAAGTGGTTGAGGCAGGCAGTGTGGACCAGGTCTTCCTGGCGCCCTCGGCCGACTACACCAGAGAACTACTTGGAGCGATACCCGGTGCAGCCTTCGCTAGTTAA
- a CDS encoding gamma-glutamyltransferase family protein, with the protein MTYTPADSFTTRPTLQGTFGMTASTHWLATASAQAVLERGGNAFDAAVAGAFVLHVVEPHLNGPGGDMTGVFATAENPAEPVVLMGQGPAPAAATREHYLAEGLELVPGAGALAAAVPAAVDAWLLLLKDHGTWELADVLAFAIGYARNGHPIVGRVGTTIETVAELFTEHWPTSAALWMPDGKIPAAGDIVKNPAYADVLDRLIAAAEAEEAAPREARIDAARREWREGFVAKAAVKFLATPHRHSSGMDHAGVMTEADFAGFSAGYEPATTLEFRGHTIAKTGPWGQGPALLQTLAILEGFDDDRLDPSTAIGAHTILEAQKLAIADREAYYGDAAVPMDYLLSPEYAAERRQLIGEKASHEFRPGNVPGHEPFVPPLRTEYLPPSLAENGELAFAGVGEPTVMPTGETRGDTCHIDVVDQWGNMVSATPSGGWLQSSPAIPELGFCLGSRLQMTWLEDGAPSTLAPGKRPRTTLTPTLVLKDGKAVSALGSPGGDQQDQWQLLYLLRTIVGGYEPQQAVDAPSLHTTSIPGSFWPRTWTPGGAVVEDRLGDDVINELEERGHVVTRAGDWALGRLSSVVSDPETGVLKAAANPRGAQGYAAGR; encoded by the coding sequence ATGACTTACACCCCTGCTGACAGCTTCACCACCCGCCCCACCCTCCAGGGCACGTTCGGCATGACTGCCTCCACCCACTGGCTCGCGACGGCGTCCGCGCAAGCGGTGCTGGAACGCGGCGGCAACGCCTTCGACGCCGCCGTCGCCGGCGCCTTTGTCCTGCACGTCGTCGAACCCCACCTGAACGGCCCCGGCGGGGACATGACCGGCGTGTTTGCGACGGCGGAAAACCCCGCCGAACCCGTCGTGCTCATGGGCCAGGGCCCTGCCCCCGCCGCCGCAACACGGGAACACTACCTGGCCGAAGGATTGGAACTGGTGCCCGGGGCAGGCGCGCTGGCCGCCGCCGTGCCGGCCGCCGTCGACGCCTGGCTGCTGCTCCTCAAGGACCACGGCACCTGGGAGCTGGCGGACGTGCTGGCCTTCGCCATCGGCTATGCCCGCAACGGGCACCCGATCGTGGGCCGCGTGGGGACCACCATCGAAACCGTGGCCGAGCTCTTCACCGAGCACTGGCCGACGTCGGCCGCCCTTTGGATGCCGGACGGGAAAATCCCCGCGGCCGGAGACATCGTCAAGAACCCGGCCTACGCGGACGTCCTGGACCGGCTCATCGCCGCCGCGGAAGCGGAAGAAGCAGCCCCGCGCGAAGCACGGATCGACGCCGCCCGCCGGGAATGGCGCGAAGGCTTCGTGGCCAAAGCCGCCGTCAAGTTCCTCGCCACGCCCCACCGCCACTCTTCCGGCATGGACCATGCAGGCGTCATGACGGAAGCCGACTTCGCCGGGTTCTCCGCCGGCTACGAACCCGCCACCACCCTCGAGTTCCGCGGCCACACCATCGCCAAGACCGGGCCCTGGGGGCAGGGCCCGGCGCTGCTGCAGACCCTCGCCATCCTGGAAGGGTTCGACGACGACCGGCTGGACCCGTCCACGGCCATCGGCGCGCACACCATCCTCGAGGCACAGAAGCTGGCCATCGCCGACCGCGAGGCGTACTACGGCGACGCCGCTGTGCCGATGGACTATCTCCTCAGCCCCGAGTACGCGGCGGAGCGCCGCCAGCTGATCGGCGAAAAGGCTTCGCACGAGTTCCGGCCCGGCAACGTCCCGGGCCACGAACCCTTCGTCCCGCCGCTGCGCACGGAGTACCTCCCGCCGTCGCTCGCGGAAAACGGCGAACTTGCCTTCGCCGGCGTGGGCGAACCCACCGTCATGCCCACCGGGGAAACCCGCGGCGATACCTGCCACATCGACGTCGTGGACCAATGGGGAAACATGGTCTCAGCAACGCCCTCCGGCGGCTGGCTCCAGTCGTCCCCGGCCATCCCGGAACTCGGGTTCTGCCTAGGTTCGCGGCTCCAGATGACCTGGCTGGAGGACGGCGCTCCATCCACCCTTGCCCCCGGCAAGCGTCCCCGCACCACCCTGACACCCACGCTGGTTCTGAAGGACGGCAAGGCGGTGTCGGCCCTGGGTTCCCCCGGCGGGGACCAGCAGGACCAGTGGCAGCTGCTCTACCTGCTCCGCACCATCGTGGGCGGCTACGAACCCCAGCAGGCGGTTGACGCACCCTCCCTCCACACCACCTCCATTCCGGGATCCTTCTGGCCCCGTACCTGGACGCCGGGCGGCGCCGTCGTTGAAGACCGCCTTGGCGACGACGTGATCAATGAACTCGAAGAACGCGGCCACGTGGTCACCCGCGCCGGCGACTGGGCCCTCGGCCGCCTGTCGTCGGTGGTGAGCGACCCGGAAACGGGCGTCCTCAAGGCCGCCGCCAACCCGAGGGGAGCCCAGGGCTATGCAGCAGGACGTTAA
- a CDS encoding ABC transporter permease: protein MAVTDIRPAAPSSAGLGSGRGRIWKSLRSNPLGLAGGILLALVVLVALLAPLLAPYDPAQVHFATPFQKPGTVGFLLGTDDLGRDIFSRLVFGIRSSLEVGVLAVLLSVIIGTPLGLLAGYWKWLDAIISRLNDVTLAFPFLIIAVGLVAITGPSLGNAALAIGIAHIPAMIRIIRGETLRIKESDFVVGAKTMDASGGRIIFQHILPNTASSLIVQATVIMPAAVIGEAVLSFLGLGIQPPAPSLGIMLSDAQQYLFRSPTAAIVPGLGIAAICLAFNLFGDALRDALDPAATSRKK, encoded by the coding sequence ATGGCCGTCACCGACATCCGCCCCGCGGCGCCAAGCTCAGCGGGCCTGGGCTCCGGCCGCGGGCGCATCTGGAAATCACTGCGGAGCAACCCCCTGGGCCTGGCCGGCGGCATCCTGCTGGCCCTCGTGGTCCTGGTCGCCCTGCTGGCACCCCTCCTCGCCCCCTACGATCCGGCGCAGGTCCACTTCGCCACCCCGTTCCAGAAACCCGGCACCGTCGGCTTCCTGCTGGGCACCGACGACCTGGGCCGCGACATCTTCTCCCGGCTGGTCTTCGGAATCCGCTCCTCCCTTGAGGTGGGGGTCCTGGCGGTCCTGCTCTCCGTGATCATCGGAACCCCGCTGGGCCTGCTGGCCGGCTACTGGAAGTGGCTGGACGCCATCATCTCCAGGCTCAACGACGTCACCCTTGCCTTCCCCTTCCTGATCATCGCGGTAGGGCTCGTGGCCATCACCGGTCCCAGCCTCGGCAACGCCGCACTCGCCATCGGCATCGCCCATATCCCCGCGATGATCCGCATCATCCGCGGTGAAACCCTGCGGATCAAGGAAAGCGACTTCGTGGTGGGAGCCAAGACCATGGACGCCTCCGGCGGGCGGATCATCTTCCAGCACATCCTGCCCAACACCGCCTCCTCACTAATTGTGCAGGCCACCGTGATCATGCCCGCAGCGGTGATCGGTGAGGCCGTGCTGTCCTTCCTGGGCCTGGGCATCCAGCCGCCCGCACCCAGCCTGGGCATCATGCTCTCCGACGCCCAGCAGTACCTCTTCCGCTCACCCACAGCGGCCATCGTCCCCGGCCTTGGCATCGCCGCCATCTGCCTGGCCTTCAACCTGTTCGGTGACGCCCTGCGCGACGCCCTGGACCCTGCCGCCACCAGCCGAAAGAAATAA
- a CDS encoding ABC transporter permease: MIRYLSTRLWHSAITLVLASVVIFIGIRQLPGDPAIAMAGEEASPEQLEAIRAKLGLDQPLPVQYFSFITRLLQGDLGKSTRTGTPVTDLLGSTLPVTLWLAAYAIVVAVVAGVLLGVVAERFRGRWPEWLSNGFALIGLSVPSFWLGLLAILYLAVNLGWFPASGYVDVGTNPVRGLYYLTLPALILGTGLAAVILRQTRASMIETMSTDYVRTARAKGLGGGRILFRYGLRNSLIVVVTIVGLQLGGLISGAVVTERIFALPGFGKLTLDSVFTRDYPVIQAVVLVITVGYILINLAVDILYSVINPRIRVGSN; encoded by the coding sequence ATGATCCGATACCTGTCCACCCGCCTCTGGCACTCGGCCATCACCCTGGTCCTTGCCTCCGTGGTCATCTTCATTGGCATCCGCCAGCTCCCGGGCGACCCCGCCATCGCCATGGCAGGGGAGGAAGCCAGCCCTGAACAGCTGGAGGCCATCCGGGCCAAGCTTGGCCTGGACCAGCCCCTTCCCGTCCAATACTTCTCCTTCATCACCCGGCTGCTGCAGGGGGACCTTGGAAAATCCACCCGCACCGGAACCCCCGTCACCGACCTGCTCGGAAGCACCCTGCCCGTGACGCTGTGGCTGGCCGCCTACGCCATCGTGGTGGCCGTCGTCGCGGGCGTCCTGCTCGGCGTGGTGGCGGAGCGGTTCCGCGGCCGCTGGCCGGAGTGGCTATCCAACGGCTTCGCCCTGATCGGGCTCTCCGTCCCCAGCTTCTGGCTCGGCCTGCTCGCCATCCTGTACCTGGCCGTCAACCTTGGCTGGTTCCCGGCGTCCGGCTATGTCGACGTCGGAACGAACCCCGTGCGCGGCCTGTACTACCTGACGCTCCCGGCGCTGATCCTGGGCACCGGACTGGCCGCTGTCATCCTCCGGCAGACCCGGGCCTCCATGATCGAAACCATGAGCACGGACTACGTCCGCACCGCCCGCGCCAAGGGCCTGGGCGGCGGCCGGATCCTGTTCCGCTACGGGCTCCGCAACTCGCTGATCGTGGTGGTGACCATCGTGGGCCTGCAGCTCGGCGGACTGATCTCCGGTGCCGTGGTCACGGAGCGCATCTTCGCGCTTCCCGGCTTCGGCAAGCTCACCCTCGACTCCGTCTTCACCCGGGACTACCCCGTGATCCAGGCCGTGGTGCTGGTCATCACCGTTGGGTACATCCTTATCAACCTTGCGGTGGACATCCTGTACTCCGTGATCAACCCGCGAATCCGAGTAGGAAGCAACTGA